In Streptomyces sp. NBC_01408, one DNA window encodes the following:
- a CDS encoding aspartate aminotransferase family protein, translating into MNAAADDLAAVKDADRKHVFHSWSAQELIDPLAVAGAEGSYFWDYQGHRYLDFSSALVYTNIGYQHPKVTAAIQEQAARLCTVAPGFAVDVRSEAARLIAERTPGDLDKIFFTNAGAEAVENAVRMARLHTGRPKVLSAYRSYHGATSTAINLTGDARRFGNDTATAGVVHFWGPFAYRSPFYAATEAEECERALRHLEETIVFEGPQSIAAIILETVGGAPGVLVHPDGYLAGVRALCDRFGIVFVLDEIMVGFGRTGKWFASEHWDVVPDLICFAKGVTSGYVPLGGVAISAAIAQTFARRPYPGGLTYSGHVLACAAAVATINVMEEEGIVEQSARTGAELLGPGLRALAERHPSVGEVRGLGTFWALELVRDRRTREPLVPYNASGADNAPMAEFGAACKKGGLWPLTAGNRIHVAPACNISPQDVAKGLEILDGALSVADAHML; encoded by the coding sequence ATGAACGCAGCAGCCGATGACCTCGCCGCCGTGAAAGACGCCGACCGGAAGCACGTCTTCCACTCCTGGTCGGCGCAGGAGCTGATCGACCCGCTCGCCGTCGCCGGGGCCGAGGGCTCGTACTTCTGGGACTACCAGGGCCATCGCTACCTCGACTTCTCCAGCGCCCTCGTCTACACGAACATCGGCTACCAGCACCCCAAGGTCACCGCTGCCATCCAGGAGCAGGCGGCCCGGCTGTGCACCGTCGCGCCCGGCTTCGCCGTGGACGTCCGCTCCGAGGCGGCCCGGCTGATCGCCGAGCGGACCCCGGGCGACCTGGACAAGATCTTCTTCACCAACGCGGGCGCCGAGGCCGTGGAGAACGCCGTCCGCATGGCCCGGCTGCACACCGGCCGCCCGAAGGTGCTGTCCGCGTACCGCTCGTACCACGGGGCCACCTCCACCGCGATCAACCTGACCGGTGACGCCCGCCGCTTCGGCAACGACACCGCGACCGCCGGTGTCGTGCACTTCTGGGGGCCCTTCGCCTACCGCTCGCCCTTCTACGCGGCCACCGAGGCCGAGGAGTGCGAGCGGGCCCTGCGCCACCTCGAGGAAACCATCGTCTTCGAGGGCCCGCAGTCCATCGCCGCGATCATCCTGGAGACCGTCGGCGGCGCCCCGGGCGTCCTGGTCCACCCGGACGGCTACCTCGCCGGTGTGCGCGCGCTCTGCGACCGCTTCGGCATCGTGTTCGTCCTCGACGAGATCATGGTCGGCTTCGGGCGCACCGGTAAGTGGTTCGCCTCCGAGCACTGGGACGTCGTCCCCGACCTGATCTGCTTCGCCAAGGGCGTGACCAGCGGCTACGTGCCGCTCGGCGGGGTGGCCATCTCGGCCGCCATCGCCCAGACCTTCGCCCGCCGGCCCTACCCGGGCGGGCTGACGTACTCCGGGCACGTACTGGCCTGCGCGGCCGCCGTCGCCACCATCAACGTCATGGAGGAGGAGGGCATCGTCGAGCAGTCCGCCCGCACGGGCGCGGAGCTCCTCGGCCCCGGCCTGCGCGCGCTCGCCGAGCGGCACCCCTCCGTCGGGGAGGTCCGGGGCCTGGGCACCTTCTGGGCCCTGGAGCTCGTACGCGACCGCCGGACGCGTGAGCCGCTGGTGCCGTACAACGCCTCCGGGGCGGACAACGCGCCGATGGCGGAGTTCGGGGCCGCCTGCAAGAAGGGCGGGCTGTGGCCGCTGACCGCCGGGAACCGCATCCACGTCGCACCGGCCTGCAACATCTCGCCGCAGGACGTCGCCAAGGGTCTGGAGATCCTCGACGGGGCCCTCTCGGTCGCGGATGCGCACATGCTCTGA
- a CDS encoding N-acetyltransferase, with protein sequence MTTESVELRRGVPEGAGARVAELYWEAFGGKLGAALGPAAAGRRFIASHLHADRAVTALSGGPDGRVVGVAGYQLAGRGLVGGDAAAVRAAYGRVRGLYRVFLLALLERTPVRDELVMDGIAVDPAERGRGIGGLLLREIEAIAVEQGCRRIRLDVVADNPRARALYERHGFRAVKVRRTPWLRDVLGFGAVTTMHKAVRR encoded by the coding sequence ATGACGACGGAGAGCGTGGAGCTGCGACGCGGAGTGCCCGAAGGGGCCGGGGCGCGCGTCGCCGAGCTGTACTGGGAGGCCTTCGGGGGCAAGCTGGGCGCAGCGCTCGGCCCCGCGGCGGCCGGGCGCCGGTTCATCGCCTCGCACCTGCACGCGGACCGGGCCGTGACCGCGCTGTCCGGCGGCCCGGACGGCCGGGTCGTGGGCGTGGCGGGCTACCAGCTCGCCGGGCGCGGCCTGGTCGGCGGGGACGCGGCCGCGGTCAGGGCGGCGTACGGGCGGGTCAGGGGCCTGTACCGGGTGTTCCTGCTGGCGCTGCTGGAGCGGACACCGGTCCGGGACGAGCTGGTCATGGACGGCATCGCCGTGGACCCCGCCGAGCGGGGCCGGGGCATCGGCGGGCTGCTGCTGCGGGAGATCGAGGCGATCGCCGTGGAGCAGGGCTGCCGGCGGATCCGGCTCGACGTGGTCGCGGACAACCCGCGGGCGCGGGCCCTGTACGAACGGCACGGGTTCCGGGCGGTGAAGGTACGGCGGACGCCGTGGCTGCGGGACGTACTGGGATTCGGGGCCGTGACGACGATGCACAAGGCGGTACGGCGATGA
- a CDS encoding PaaX family transcriptional regulator C-terminal domain-containing protein, whose protein sequence is MSGTSPADGAGPADGTSPAGAGPAAPAVPTRMVVHALVREDGTVDGAELYEVAGLLGMTDQQVRLCVKRLVAEGRFGLEGRGRRSVLRLTGTGAGAGAVAGAGPELAALVPEVGFVRHAYRQDRGLEPWDGVWHAFAFAVPESARAARDALRDALTGLGAAPVQGGLYVTPNAIGPYVRARAAELGVERALTCLSTRDLAVGGITDPVALAARLWPLPEIADRYEALRALAASAAEPWGGDTPEGPRRTSAQPGPHVRSGTSVREPRRSSGGAPPHTDHAQAPAGATTPPCAPNPAKPPAGATATAQAIALAAALSDAMVPDPLLPPELLPQPWPGTVARAAAARAWARLRETAPAGGPRLFRLYGDALTGLGPGGL, encoded by the coding sequence ATGAGCGGCACGAGCCCGGCGGACGGCGCGGGACCGGCGGACGGGACGAGCCCGGCGGGGGCGGGACCGGCGGCGCCTGCGGTCCCCACGCGGATGGTCGTGCACGCGCTGGTCCGGGAGGACGGCACGGTGGACGGGGCCGAGCTGTACGAGGTCGCGGGGCTCCTCGGCATGACCGACCAGCAGGTGCGGCTGTGCGTGAAGCGGCTGGTGGCGGAGGGACGGTTCGGGCTGGAGGGGCGGGGGCGGCGGTCCGTACTGCGGCTGACGGGTACGGGCGCCGGGGCGGGGGCCGTAGCCGGGGCGGGGCCGGAGCTGGCGGCGCTCGTACCCGAGGTGGGGTTCGTACGGCACGCGTACCGGCAGGACCGGGGCCTGGAGCCGTGGGACGGGGTCTGGCACGCCTTCGCCTTCGCCGTCCCGGAGTCCGCGCGGGCGGCTCGCGATGCCCTGCGGGACGCGCTGACCGGGCTCGGGGCGGCCCCGGTGCAGGGCGGGCTGTACGTCACGCCGAACGCGATCGGGCCGTACGTACGGGCCCGCGCGGCGGAGCTGGGGGTGGAGCGGGCGCTGACCTGCCTGAGCACCCGGGACCTCGCGGTGGGCGGGATCACCGACCCGGTGGCCCTGGCGGCCCGGCTGTGGCCGCTCCCGGAAATCGCGGACCGGTACGAGGCCCTGCGCGCCCTCGCGGCTTCCGCAGCCGAACCGTGGGGTGGGGACACGCCGGAGGGTCCCCGCAGGACGAGCGCGCAACCCGGGCCGCACGTCCGTAGCGGAACCTCCGTGCGCGAGCCGAGGAGATCCTCCGGCGGGGCACCGCCCCACACCGACCACGCCCAAGCCCCCGCAGGGGCAACCACACCGCCCTGCGCCCCGAACCCGGCCAAGCCCCCCGCAGGGGCAACGGCAACCGCTCAAGCCATCGCCCTCGCCGCCGCCCTGTCCGACGCGATGGTTCCGGACCCGCTGCTCCCGCCGGAACTGCTGCCCCAGCCGTGGCCGGGGACAGTGGCCCGGGCCGCCGCGGCCCGGGCCTGGGCCAGGCTCCGCGAAACCGCCCCCGCCGGAGGCCCGCGGCTGTTCCGCCTGTACGGGGACGCGCTGACCGGGCTCGGACCTGGAGGTTTGTAG
- a CDS encoding DHA2 family efflux MFS transporter permease subunit — MTTMQDPAPPGAPARPGSSAVAITMVVIAGSFMTVLDTTILGVALDGLSQHFHSPLATIQWTATGYMLALAAVIPLTAWAAGRFGSKHLYIVSVSLFTAGSALAGAAWSTESLIFFRVLQGLGGGMVVPLGMAIVINAAAPEHKGRMMGLLGIPVLVGPLVGPVLGGWLVDAASWRWIFLINVPIGVLTVVLAVLILPRDTVRASHRLDVTGLLTLSPGLAALIYGLATGGESGDFASAKVLVPTLGGAALVVAFVVRALTASAPLLDLRLLRVRAFAAGIGTMALFAGAYFGALMLVPMYYQLVRGESATMSGLLGVPQVLATGITLQIASRLTDRVPAGRIVPIGVTLAVIGYGTFTAQLGPDAPYWRLIVSLTVAGAGVGMTMMPTVTGATRGFAPPQVPAASTLININSQVAGSIGTALLSVLLTTAAAEHGGLAAAQGLDAAARAELAPSLADAFQHTYVWVVVLMAASMIPALCQPRKKYA; from the coding sequence ATGACCACGATGCAGGATCCCGCCCCGCCGGGTGCCCCGGCGCGGCCCGGCTCCTCGGCCGTCGCGATCACCATGGTGGTGATCGCGGGCTCGTTCATGACCGTCCTCGACACCACCATCCTCGGTGTCGCGCTGGACGGCCTCTCCCAGCACTTCCACTCCCCGCTCGCCACCATCCAGTGGACGGCCACGGGCTACATGCTGGCCCTCGCCGCCGTCATCCCGCTCACCGCCTGGGCGGCGGGCAGGTTCGGGAGCAAGCACCTGTACATCGTCTCCGTCAGCCTGTTCACGGCCGGTTCGGCCCTGGCCGGCGCTGCCTGGAGCACCGAGTCGCTGATCTTCTTCCGCGTCCTGCAGGGGCTCGGCGGGGGCATGGTCGTCCCGCTGGGGATGGCCATAGTGATCAACGCCGCCGCGCCGGAGCACAAGGGCCGGATGATGGGGCTGCTGGGCATCCCCGTCCTGGTCGGGCCGCTCGTCGGCCCGGTCCTCGGCGGCTGGCTGGTCGACGCGGCGTCCTGGCGCTGGATCTTCCTCATCAACGTGCCGATCGGCGTGCTGACGGTGGTGCTGGCCGTGCTGATCCTCCCCCGGGACACCGTGCGGGCATCCCACCGGCTCGATGTGACCGGCCTGCTGACGCTGTCTCCGGGACTGGCCGCGCTGATCTACGGTCTCGCCACGGGCGGCGAGTCCGGTGACTTCGCTTCGGCCAAGGTGCTGGTCCCCACGCTCGGCGGCGCGGCGCTGGTGGTTGCCTTCGTCGTACGGGCCCTCACCGCCTCCGCCCCGCTGCTGGACCTGCGCCTCCTGCGGGTACGGGCCTTCGCGGCGGGGATCGGCACCATGGCGCTGTTCGCCGGGGCGTATTTCGGGGCCCTGATGCTGGTGCCGATGTACTACCAGCTCGTACGGGGCGAGAGCGCGACCATGTCCGGGCTGCTGGGCGTGCCCCAGGTGCTCGCCACCGGGATCACCCTGCAGATCGCGAGCCGTCTGACGGACCGGGTCCCGGCGGGGCGGATCGTGCCGATCGGCGTCACCCTGGCGGTCATCGGCTACGGGACGTTCACGGCCCAACTCGGCCCGGACGCCCCGTACTGGCGGCTGATCGTCTCGCTGACCGTGGCCGGGGCGGGGGTCGGGATGACGATGATGCCGACCGTCACCGGCGCGACCCGCGGCTTCGCACCGCCACAGGTGCCGGCCGCCAGCACGCTGATCAACATCAACTCGCAGGTCGCGGGATCGATCGGTACCGCGCTGCTGTCGGTGCTGCTGACCACGGCCGCGGCGGAGCACGGCGGGCTGGCCGCTGCCCAGGGGCTGGACGCGGCGGCCCGCGCCGAACTGGCCCCCTCGCTGGCCGATGCCTTCCAGCACACCTATGTGTGGGTGGTCGTCCTGATGGCCGCCTCCATGATCCCGGCCCTCTGCCAGCCGCGGAAGAAGTACGCGTGA
- a CDS encoding S9 family peptidase — translation MTEPHRKARRPLRTALLLALATVVLSAAALTGVVLWQHAYDLHEERVTVPAAGRALPGVLATPAGKGPGPFPLVVFVHGDGETDATHDGFYRPYWEAFARAGYASLSLDKPADWLAQSMDDRARETTDAIAWARTRPGIDADRIGLWGASQAGWVLPKVVAQAPAPGIRFVIAVGTAVNWQRQGEYHLRAGLRAAGADADRTAAALRTRESTLALLRRGASYEEYRASPGADPELTAERWSFISRNHTADATGDLRAMRAAGAVPVLLISGADDLNVDGAETEAVYRALLTPGTLTVRRYPAATHALLRTPVERSPWRLTLTAVFAPRAVFPPGLLADQRDFLEGLPR, via the coding sequence ATGACCGAGCCCCACCGCAAGGCCCGCCGCCCCCTGCGCACCGCCCTCCTCCTCGCCCTCGCCACCGTGGTCCTGTCGGCCGCCGCCCTCACCGGCGTCGTCCTGTGGCAGCACGCCTACGACCTGCACGAGGAGCGGGTCACCGTCCCGGCCGCCGGCCGCGCCCTGCCCGGCGTGCTGGCCACCCCCGCCGGTAAGGGGCCCGGCCCCTTCCCGCTCGTGGTCTTCGTGCACGGGGACGGCGAGACCGACGCCACCCACGACGGGTTCTACCGGCCCTACTGGGAGGCCTTCGCCCGCGCCGGATACGCCTCGCTCTCCCTCGACAAGCCCGCCGACTGGCTCGCCCAGTCCATGGACGACCGGGCCCGCGAGACCACCGACGCCATCGCCTGGGCCCGTACCCGGCCCGGGATCGACGCCGACCGGATCGGCCTGTGGGGTGCCAGCCAGGCCGGATGGGTGCTGCCCAAGGTGGTGGCGCAGGCCCCCGCGCCGGGCATCCGCTTCGTCATCGCGGTCGGCACCGCCGTGAACTGGCAGCGCCAGGGGGAGTACCACCTGCGCGCCGGACTCCGCGCGGCCGGGGCCGACGCCGACCGCACGGCGGCGGCCCTGCGCACCCGGGAGTCCACCCTGGCGCTGCTGCGGCGCGGGGCGTCGTACGAGGAGTACCGCGCGAGTCCGGGCGCCGACCCGGAACTCACCGCGGAGCGCTGGTCGTTCATCAGCCGGAACCACACCGCGGACGCGACCGGGGACCTGCGGGCGATGCGGGCCGCGGGGGCCGTCCCGGTGCTGCTGATCTCGGGCGCCGACGACCTGAACGTCGACGGGGCGGAGACCGAGGCCGTCTACCGGGCCCTGCTCACGCCCGGGACCCTCACCGTCCGCCGCTATCCGGCCGCGACGCACGCCCTGCTCCGCACCCCCGTCGAGCGTTCCCCCTGGCGGCTGACCCTGACGGCCGTGTTCGCCCCGCGCGCCGTCTTCCCGCCGGGGCTCCTCGCCGACCAGCGGGACTTCCTCGAAGGCCTGCCGCGCTAG
- a CDS encoding ATP-binding protein — protein sequence MSRCRDFTRQALADWQWQARPEAVEDVLLLVSEVVTNACLHAGGPRELILRHTPERLRVEVSDDSPESPRRRLPGDRALPGGHGLIVLERLARNWGSVPSGDGRPGKTVWLEVPARSRRPDGARARDPLP from the coding sequence GTGAGCCGGTGCCGGGACTTCACCCGGCAGGCGCTGGCCGACTGGCAGTGGCAGGCGCGGCCCGAGGCCGTGGAGGACGTGCTCCTCCTGGTCTCCGAGGTGGTGACCAACGCCTGCCTGCACGCCGGCGGCCCGCGCGAGCTGATCCTGCGGCACACCCCGGAACGCCTGCGCGTCGAGGTCAGCGACGACAGCCCCGAGTCTCCGCGCCGTCGCCTGCCCGGCGACCGTGCGTTGCCGGGAGGGCACGGGCTGATCGTGCTGGAACGGCTCGCGCGGAACTGGGGCTCGGTGCCGTCCGGGGACGGGCGGCCCGGCAAGACGGTCTGGCTGGAGGTTCCGGCGCGGAGCCGGCGGCCGGACGGGGCTCGGGCGCGGGATCCGCTGCCGTAG
- a CDS encoding NADPH-dependent FMN reductase — protein sequence MDNNSVTATATTAQKLRIAVIVGSTREGRFGPTVRDWFVPLAEQHGDFEVDVIDVAGLELPAVQPGWRTAPTPELSELSARVGAADGFVVITPEYNHSFPGHLKLFIDLHRDEWKAKAVAFVSYGGVGGGLRSVEHLRQVFGELHCAPMRDGVSFHGAWDHFGEGGRAHDAQGATGAAKTMLDQLAWWSQTLRDGRTSRPYSV from the coding sequence ATGGACAACAACTCTGTGACCGCCACAGCGACCACCGCGCAGAAGCTGCGGATCGCCGTCATCGTCGGCTCCACCCGCGAGGGCCGCTTCGGACCCACCGTCCGCGACTGGTTCGTTCCGCTCGCGGAGCAGCACGGTGACTTCGAGGTCGACGTCATCGACGTCGCCGGGCTGGAACTGCCCGCCGTACAGCCGGGTTGGCGCACCGCCCCGACCCCCGAGCTGAGCGAGCTGTCCGCACGGGTGGGCGCCGCCGACGGATTCGTCGTCATCACCCCCGAGTACAACCACAGCTTCCCCGGGCACCTGAAGCTCTTCATCGACCTGCACCGCGACGAGTGGAAGGCCAAGGCCGTCGCCTTCGTGTCCTACGGCGGCGTCGGCGGCGGGCTGCGCTCGGTCGAGCACCTGCGTCAGGTCTTCGGCGAGCTGCACTGCGCCCCGATGCGCGACGGGGTCAGCTTCCACGGCGCCTGGGACCACTTCGGCGAAGGCGGCCGGGCGCACGACGCGCAGGGCGCGACCGGTGCCGCCAAGACCATGCTCGACCAGCTCGCCTGGTGGTCCCAGACCCTGCGCGACGGCCGCACCTCCCGTCCGTACAGCGTCTAG